TAAAAGAGAATAAAACTAAAAAAATATATTTTGAAGAAAATAGAATAATTATTGAAAATAGTAAAATAGATAAAGAAAGTATTAAGAGCATAGTATATAATGATATTTATTATAACAAGGCTAAAAGATTATTTATGAGTAGATTAAAACATTATTTAGAATTAATGAATGAAAATAATGATATAAAATTTACCATAGGGAATATGAAAGGTAAATGGGGTATGTGTAGACCAACTAAAAGAGAAATAGTATTAAATATAGAGCTAATGAAAAAAAGTTTGATTGAAATAGACTCAGTAATAGTTCATGAAATAACCCATTTAAAACACCCTAATCATAGTAAAAATTTTTATAAACACATTGATAAATATTTTCCTGATTATAAACAAGTAAATAAAAAGTTAAATCAGATTTAAGCATAAATA
The window above is part of the Oceanivirga salmonicida genome. Proteins encoded here:
- a CDS encoding M48 family metallopeptidase, encoding MNLRINSEGNIYISVPFNIDNYYIEQFIISKKTFIDKHIDRISRYKELTKKLDIYVDNSFLSFYGKKYILNLKENKTKKIYFEENRIIIENSKIDKESIKSIVYNDIYYNKAKRLFMSRLKHYLELMNENNDIKFTIGNMKGKWGMCRPTKREIVLNIELMKKSLIEIDSVIVHEITHLKHPNHSKNFYKHIDKYFPDYKQVNKKLNQI